The Streptomyces durmitorensis genome contains the following window.
TCCACGGCCGCCCGTCCTCGCTCGCCACGTCATAGACCGTCACCACGTTGCGGTGCGGGATACGGGCGGCGGCCCACGCCTCGCGCTCCAGGCGGGCGTACAGCCGGTCGACCTCACTGGCCGGGAGCCCGGCGGGGGCGCGCACTTCCTTGACCGCGACCTCGCGGCCGAGGACTTCGTCGCGGGCCCGCCAGACCGTGCCCATGCCGCCCTCGCCCAGAGGGGAAAGGAGGCGGTAGCGCCCCGCGATCACACGCTCGTCGTCGCTCACGGGGGTCCCCCATCCGCAGCCGTGCGATTCTCCACAAAACTATCTCAACCGAGCGCTGTTGCAGCCCCTTTGAACACCAATCCACACCCGAGGGCGAGTACGACACAGGCGGAGCCGAGCGGCAGGAAACGGTGCGTGGCCCGGTGCAGCCACCGGGGCCCGTGGACCCGCCGCCCGCCGAGGGACCCGACCCGCACCACGAGGAACCCGGCGGCCGTCAGCGTGACGGCGAGCCCCACGCCGTACGCGAGGACGAGCAGAAGGCCGAACCAGGCCTCGCCCAGGGCGGCGGCGCCGACGAGCACGACGACGGCGGACGGGCTGGGCACGAGGCCGCCGGCGAAGCCGAGGAAGAGGGCGCCGCGGAGGGAGGGAGGCGCATGGTGGTGATGGGAATGCTGATGTTGATGACGGGCATGCCTGTGCTGCCGGCGCCAGGCCCTGCGCAGGAGCAGGGCTCCCGCTCCGGTGACGAGGACGCCGCTGACCACTCCCAGCCAGGCGATGACGGACGGGGCGGCGGCGGAGCCTCCCGCCACGAGCAGGCCGAGGGCGGTCACACCGAGGGTGTGCGTGACGGTCACGGAGGCGGCGAGGGGGAGGACGTCCCGCAGGGAGGCGCGCCCCCTCGCGGCGGCGCTCGCGGCCATCAGCGTCTTGCCGTGCCCCGGCGCGAGGGCGTGCAGGGCCCCCAGCGACAGGGCGATGGCCAGGGCGAGTCCGGCGAAGCCGGGGGTGAGGTCGTGGCGGGCGACGAGGCCGGTAAGTGCCTGGGTCCACCGGTCCGCGCCGCGCGGCAGTACGGAGGCCGGTGCTTCTGGCTTCTCCTGGCTCAGGGCGGGGCCGCCGGGGGTGATGCGCAGGGCGGCGGAGTCCTCGCCGGGCGGCGAGTCGAGCAGGCGCTCCGGGTAGCGGGTGAGGCGCTTGGAGAGGGAAGCCGCCGGTACGTCGGAGGAGCTCAGGGTCATCCGATCCCCCTGGGCGGTGACTTCGCGCCACCCGGGTCCCGGCTGTCCGGCGGCTTCGAAGCGGGCGGCGAGCTCGGCGTCCCGGGGAGCGGGGTGCCGAGCTCGCACTCCACGCGGAGGGTGGGCAGCCCGGCCTGCCCGTCCCGGGTGACCGCCCGAGCCTGCTCCACGCGGAGCTCTGCCGCCCGCCCGTCCACCCGCAGCCAGCTGCCGCGGGCGGCGTCCGCGCACCGCTCGCCGGCCCAACTCTCCATGCCTACGCGCTTGATGCGGGGCATGGCCTGAGTGGCCGGTATCTCGGCGAGGTCCTCGACGTGGTCGACCCGAAGGTGTCCGGGGCTCACCACGAGCCCGTCGTACCCATTGACGGTGAAGTTGCCCAGGGGGTGCGCGGTGGCCTGTCCGGCCGGGAGGAGGGCGAGGACCAGCCCCGCGGCCACGGCGCCCCCTAGGGCGAGGGCCCGCCGCTTCACCGCTGCCTCGCGATGCTTGCCGCCCGAGCGGTCCGCCCCCGCATCCGCCCCTGGGCGAACGAGCCTTCCCGCCCACCCGCCCGATTGCCCCGCATCCGCCTCTGGACGAACAGGCCTTTCCCGCCCACCCGCCCGTAACCCCGCATCCGACCCTGGACGAACAAGCTTTCCCGGGGGACGTAACAGGCGGGGAGGGATCCATCGCCATAGGAGCCCGGGGCCCACGCGCCCGCAGACGCCATCGAGACGTGAGGGGACGTGCCGGTATGTCTGCCCGGAGCACGGTTTCCTGCGCTCCGGCAGCGAAGCAGCCCCGCGGCCACCGGACGATAGCGAGGACGGACATACCGGCGCGGCCCCGCCCCCAAGGCGGCGTGAGGCGACCTCACGACGCCGCCCCCAGGCCCCGCAGACCCCGCAGATCCCGCGCCGCCGACTTCCACCGCCGAGCCGCATCCGCGTCACCCGCCGCCCCCTCGATCACACCCCGGTGGTACATGAACGACGCCTCGCGGAACCCCGTGGCCGTGGCCCGGCGTGCGTACGGCAGGGCCTCCTCCGAGCGGCCGGCCACATGCAGGGCCCAGGCCAGCGCGTCCGCCGTGTGGACCGTGTGCCGCCTGCCCCACTCCGCCCGCGCCGCCTGCAACGCCGCTTTCCGTTCCTCCTGCGTCCCGTGATCCGTCAACGCGATCGCCGCGTCCAGATCCGCGTTCACCCCGTTCGCCCGAGCCAGCGACACCCACGCGGACACCAGCGCGTACTGCTCCCGGGCCTTCGCCGCGTCACCCCGCTCGCCCCGCGCCTCGTACAACTCGCCCAGCGCGACCAACGGCCCCGGCAGCGGCGCCCGCGCCACCACCTCCCGCAGCGTCCGTATCGCCTGCCCCGTCCTGCCCTGCCCGGCCCACGCACGGGCCCGGCACTCCAGCGCCGGAAGATACGAGGCGTCGACTCGCAGAGCCCGCCCGCACTGCTTCAGCGCCTCCCCGTACTCGCCCTGCCGCCAGGCGAGTTGCCCCAGTGCGGTGGCCACGTACGCGACATCCCCACCACCGGACCCCGAGCCCGCGCCCGAGCCGATCGCCTGCGACAGGGCCCGCCGCGCCCCCGCCACATCGCCCCGGAGCTCCCGCACATACGCGTACCGCGTGAACACCGGCACCCCGGGCCGCCGCGCATCCGCCTCGTCAGCGGCCCGCGCCGCAGCCCCGTACCGCCCGAGCTCGACCAGCGCATCGATCCGGGACGCCAACGCCCCCTCGCTGTAGGGGTTCACTTCAAGCGCGGCCTCCGCGTGGCGCAACGCCCCCGCGAAGTCGTGCCGGGCCGCGGCCAGCGCCGCCCGCCCCGCGAGCCCCGCGTCATTGCGGGGCCGAAGCTCCAGGGACCGGTCGAGTGCGCGTTCCGCCTCGCGGTACCGCGACGGGTCACCCTGCGTACGGGCCTGTTCGACGTAGGCGGTCCCCAGCGACGCCCACGCTCCGAAGTCCCTTGACTGGTCCCGCAGATGGGATTGCAGTGCCTCGATACCACGATCGAGATCGGCACCCCGCAGTGCGCCGGGCGCCACGGCGGCGGCGGACGACGGGGGCCTCCGGTCCGGCCCGCCCTCACCGCCGGCCACGACGGCGCCCCCGGTGATCGCGAGCGCGAGAGCGACCGCGGCCACCACGGACCGACCGGCAGGACGAGGTAATGCCATCACTGGACCTTCCTTGACAAGTCGACGAAGAGAGAAAGAGAGAGGAGAGGGCGCGGCCCGCAGGGGGATGAATGCGAGCCGCGCCGGTCACAAAGGGGGAGCCGTCAGCCGGTCAGCCCGCCACCCCCTGCGCCACCCGCGGCCCCCGCAGCCCGCCTGCGCCACCACGCAAGCCCGAGCCCGACAAGGAGCACCCCCGCAGCCCCCGCGGCCCCGGAAGCGACCAGCACCGCATCGGTGTCGTCGCCACCCCCGGCCGCCGGACGTCCAGGCACGGCCCCGCCGTTCAGCGCGTCGCGCGCCGAGCTGTCGGAGCCGCCGTCCTTGGCCAGCGGCCCACGGGACCCGGACGTGGGCAACGCCACGTACGGGAAGGTCCCGCCGAACTTCTGGTCGTTGACGTCCACCGCGTCGCCCAAGTCGTTCTTGTTGCCGGTGAGTTCGCCCTCGACGGCCTGCAACTCGATGTCGACGACGTCATCGGCGAGCCGCCTCCCGTTCGGGAACCCGGCGTTGTCACCGTCGAGAACCCCGAGCCGCTTCGGCGAATCCGCGGGCTTGACGGACGTGTTGAGCCGCAGCGCCTCGGCGGGCCTGACCCCCGGCGGCTGGTTGAGACCCTTCACGCCGGTCAGGAACACCGACACGAGATCGTTGCGCGGCTCGGCGGGCGCCTTCAGCTTGTAGATCTTCTCCAGGAGCTTCGGCAGCTCGGGCTTGGTCACGTACTTCAGGAAGTCCGCGTCGTTCCAGGGCGAGGACGCGTTGAACTTGTCCTTGTCCTTCTGCGGCACGACGACCTCGTTGACCAGCGGATTGCCCAGGCGCGAGACCTGGGTCCACTTGCCGCTCGCGTTCTTGCGCTGCGTCGTCGACCAGATGCCGACGGTGGGCTGCTTCTCCGACTGCCGTATCTGCTCGGTCGGCACCTGAAGGGCGAGCGAGTTCACGTTGTAGCCCTTGAGGGTGTCGTTCCCGACCTCCGACAGATCGCCGCCGTACAGCAGGTCGAACACCCGCAGATCCAGGAAGAACGGATCGTCGGCCTGTCCCGCGAACGCCGAGCCACCGCCCTTGACCGGGCGCACGGCCTGATCGCGCAGCTTCTTGTAGTTCGGCATGGACGCCTTGCCGACGTGCGACGGCGCCGCGGGCACGTCGTCGGCGACCTTCGTGGTCGAGACGGCCTTCTGGCCCTTGAGCTTGATCAGCTCCAGGTCGTACGTCTGCGTCACGTTCAGGTCGGGATCGTCGAGGCTCGTCACGGGCCCGGTGTTGTAGAGGAACGTGTCGCCGTTCCTGGTCTTCGTGTCGAACGTCCACCGGTAGAGCAGATCGCCCTGCGCGTCGCCGTCGCTGTCGATGTGGACGTCGTACTGGGCGTCGTCGGCCCACGGATAGAAGTTGGGTCCGCCCGCGGGCTCCTCGAAGGGCAGCCAGTTCGCCACGATCGTCGTGGAGTCGGGCTTGTCCGGGCTCACGAACGCGTACACGTCCGTGTTGTCGTACTGAGGCTGCCCCGAGATCAGCGGAGCCTCCCGGTGACTGGAGGCGTCGGCCGCCTCCGGTTCCAGTGCCGTCACGCCGGCGGCTGCGAGCCCCCCGGCGGCCAGCGCGCCACACACGAGCGCGGCGAGGCCACGCCTGCTGCGTCGCCCCGCTCGGCTCTTGGCGATAGCTGTCATCGCGTCCGTCCTTACTGTTCCTCGCGCGACCCCGCGCACAGCGCGCGCAAGCCGCCTGACGCATCCCATTCGCGGCCAACGGCCGGACGGATTGCCCCTGTTGCCAATCCGGTGCCTTCGCTCGCCCCGAATCCCGGGGCGAGAGGCACGAAGCCACCCGGCCCGCGGGGCGACGCGCCACCGGGCCGGGACGAGGGGGAGGGGACCCGCATGGAGCCCGACGAGCTGCTGCCACGGGTCGCGGAGGGTGACCAGTCGGCGTTCGAGAAGCTGTACGGCCTGGTCTCGGGGCCGGTCTACGGACTGGTCCGCCGCGTCCTGCGCGACCCGGCGCAGTCCGAGGAAGTGGTCCAGGAGGTGCTGCTGGAACTCTGGCGGACGGCGGGCCGCTTCGATCCGGCGCGCGGCAGCGCACTCTCCTGGATCCTCACGCTCGCCCATCGCAGGGCGGTGGACCGGGTCCGCAGCGCCCGCGCGGCGAGCGACCGCGAACGGCGCGTGGCCGAGCGCGGCGAAGTGCCCGCCTTCGACCAGGTCGCCGAGGCGGTCGAGGGCAGGCTGGAGCGCGAATGGGTGCGCCGCTGCCTCCGACGGCTCACCGACCTCCAGCGCCAGGCCGTCACCCTCGCCTACTACGACGGCTATACGTATCGCGAAGTTGCCGGACGTCTGTCCGTCCCGCTCGGCACCGTCAAGACGCGGATGCGGGACGGGCTGCTGCGCCTGCGCGACTGCCTCGGCGCCGCCACGTGAGGCGCGGCATGAGACGGGGCGTGAAGCGCGACGCGGGTCGGGACGTACGGCGGCACACCAGCGAGCCCGCGCCCTTCGCCCGGAGCCCGCGCCTTCGCCGGGCCGTCCACTCCCTGGCCGTCCCCTACGCCCTGGACGCCCTCGACCCCCGCGAACTGCGCCGCTTCGAACGGCATCTGACCCGCTGCGCGCCCTGCCGGACGGAGGCCAGGGAGATGGGGGAGGGTGCCGTACGCCTGGCGGGCGCGGCGGCGGCACCCGCGCCGCCCGCCCTGCGCGAGCGGGTCCTTGCCGCCGTACGTACGACGGAGCAGGAGCCGCCCCCGCGGGCGCCCGTCACTCCGAGCGCGCCCCCGCGCGCCCGCGCGCTCCTTGTTCCCTCAGGTGTTCCCGTCGGAGCCTTCACCTCCCTGGCGGCGCTCGCGCTCGTGCTCGCGCTGGCCGCGTCCGTGATCCTCGCCGTCCAGCTGGTCCGTTCCGACGGCCGGATCGACCGCGAGCGCGCCGATGCACGTGAGATCGCCCACGTCCTGGCCGCGCCGGACGCCCGCGCGAGCGCGGAGAGGGACGCGTGGGGGCGCGGCATCAACGTCGTCGCGTCCGAGTCCAGGCGGCGCGCCGTGGTGACCGTCACAGGGCTCGGGGCGCCGCCCCGGGGCCGGGTGCACCAACTGTGGGTGATGCGGCCCGCCTCGGCGCCCCGTTCGCTGGGCCTGCTCGACGGCGAAACGCCCGTGATCGCCGCAGGCCTGAGTGCGTCCGGGGCGTCACTGGCCGTGACCATCGAACCCGATGGGGGCTCAGAGAGGCCCACTTCCGCCCCTCTTGTCCAACTCGCCCTGGAATCAGTTGGATTCGGAGAGTAATCGTCAACCTCCTTACTGGGTAGGTGAATCCTGTGACCGGGATACACGGGTGTCGGGACGGGGCGATAGGGTTAACCTGCCCTGGGCCGGGTGCCCTCGTACGGGTGGGGAGTGACATGGAACAGATAACGGTGCGCAGCAGGGCGCGTGTCCCTGCGATCACCTGCGGGAGCAGCGCGACCAGCTCGCGTCTCGACCGCCATCTCGCAGTGCTGGGCGGCCCCGCCGTTCCGCAGCGTGAGACGGCGGAGGCGACGCTGCTGATGCGTGAGCTGACCTCACGGGGCGCGCATGACCACAGTGGCCGAGGTGCACGTGTGCGGAGGGTCTCCCTCTTCGCTCCCTTGCGCAGGCTGCGGCGGTCGCTCTTTGGGGGTCGCTGACCGCGGGTGGTCGGGGGTTCGGCCGCCGCTCAGCGGCGGATTGCTCCCATCCACCCGCCCCTTCCCGCACACCACACGTCACTCATCTCGCCCCACGCGTAACACCCGTGTCATGCGCACCTGTTGACGCCGCAACTTTCCGGCCCCAATGTGGCTGATTGTTTGGCCGATACACCCAACCTCACCCCCGGAGGTGCGCGTGTGTGACCTGCACGATCAGCATGAGCATGAGGCACTCCCCGCGAGCGGTCCGACCCTGAGTCGCCGCCGCATCATGCAGCTCCTCGGCGCGGCCGGTGTCACCGCCGGTGTCATGACCGCCGAAGCGGACCCGGCGATGGCCGCCGGTGCCGACGACAGCCCCGCTGCCTACGAAGCCCCCGACGGCCTCGCGGCCGACACCCCCGCCAAGCGCGCGGCGCTCGACTGGATCACCTCCCACGACGACCGGATCACCGGCCTGAACGCCGAGATCTGGGACAACGCCGAGCTGTCCCTGCGCGAGTGGAAATCCTCCATCGCCGAGGCCGATTTCCTCGAACAGGCCGGATTCGACGTGAAGTTCGGCACCGCCGGCTTCCCGACGGCGTTCACCGCGACCTTCACGCACGGCAAGGGCGGCCCCGTCCTCGGCTTCAGCGGCGAGTACGACGCGCTGCCCGGCCTCTCGCAGAACAAGGGCGTGGGCCACCACGATCCGCGCGAGTACATCCACGACCCCTTCGCGCCCAGCTACGGCCCCGGCCACGGCTGCGGCCACAGCGCGCTCGGCACCGCGGCGGCGGCAGCGGCGGCGGCCGTCGCGCAGGCCGCCAAGAAGCACCGGCTGCCCGTCACCGTGAAGTTCTTCGGCTCCACGGCCGAGGAGATGCTGATCGGCAAGACGTACGCCGTCAGCAAGGGTGTGTACGACGGCCTCGACGCGTTCCTGGACTGGCACCCCTCCACGGCCAACGCGACGGGCTGGGGCAGCACCACCGCGATGACCGCCGTCACCTTCACCTTCCTGGGTGTGGCCGGGCACGGCGGCACCCCGCTCGGCAACAAGTCCGCCCTCGACGCGGCCGTGATGATGGCGACGATGTCGGAGTTCCTGCGCGAGGAGAACCTGGCGCCGAGCGGCCGGCTGCACTGGGTGATCAACAACGGCGGTGACATCCCGAACGTCACCGCGGAGATCTCCGAGATTTCGTACTACGTACGCGAAGGCAGCCCCGCCCGCGTCCAGGTCCTCCTGGACAAGGTGATCGCGGTCTCCGAGGCGGCCGCGAAGGCGTCGCAGACGACCGTCCGCCACCGCGTCACATCGGCCTGCTGGAACCAGCTCCCGGCCAAGGCCTTCGCCGAACTCCTGCACGCGAACATGCGGGAGATAGGCCCGCCCCAATTCTCCGACGAGGCACACGAGTTGGCCAAGGAGCTCCAGGAGTCCCTCGGTCTTCCCCAGAAGGGCATGCACGACAAGGTCGGTGAACTGACCCCGCCCAACCCGGTGTTCATGGGCGGCGGCTCGACGGACGTCGCCGACATCAGCTGGAACGTCCCCACGGTCTCGATGGGCGCCGCGCTCGCCCCCATCGGCACCAAGATGCACACCTGGTCCACCGCCGCCTGCGCGGCGGCGGCACCCGGCCAGGCCGCGGTGATCGCCGCGGCGAAGTATCTGGCGGCGACCGCGGTCGACCTGATCACACAGCCCGAGCGCCTCAAGGCGGTCAAGGACGAGTTCAAGGACCGTACGAAGGGCGTCAGTTGGAAGACCGCGCTGCCGGACGGCTATGAGCCGCCGATGTACGAACCCCCGGCGTGGTTCTTGAAGAAGACGGGCCAGAAGTGGCCGCCCGCGAACATCACGTGGCCGCCGAAGCGGGTCGTCTCCCAGGAGAAGTTCTCCTCGCTGGGGCCGGAGCTCGAACCCCAGAAGTAGTGCGTCCCGAAGCCCTGAAGGAGAGCGCGGAAGTCCGCTCACCGTCCCCCGCGCGTGTACCGGCGGACGGCGAGCGGCACGCACACGGCGAGCAGCGCGAGCGACCAGAGGACCGACCCGGCCACGGGGTGCGCCACCGGCCAGGCGGCGCCCTGAGGCACGGGAGCGTTGCCGCACAGGTCACGCACCGCCGTGGCCACCGCGCTGATCGGGTTCCACTCGGCGATGGTGCGCAGCCACCCGGGGAGTCCGTCGGCGGGGATGTACGCGTTCGAGAGCAGCGGGAGCATGAACGTCGCGCCGCCCAGCTGCCCCGCCGCCTCCTCGCTCTGCGACGCGAGCCCGAGCAGGATGCCGACCCAGGTCGTCGCGAACCGGAAGAGCAGCAACAGGAAGAAGGCGCCCAGGGCTTGGAGCGGGCCGCCCTCGATCCGCCAGCCCATGGCGACCCCGACGAGCATCAGCGGCACGAGCCCCACGGCGGTGGTCAGCAGATCGGCGGCGGCCTGCCCGAGCGGGACGGCCGAGCGGCTCATGGGCAGCGTGCGGAACCGGTCCATGACGCCCCGGTGGGAGTCCTGGGCGGCGGTGAACATGCCGGTCATGATGCCGTTCGCGGCGGTCGCGACGAGCATGCCCGGGACGAGGAAGGCGCGGTAGTCGGCGCCGGGCATGGCCAGGGCGCTGCCGAAGACGTAGCCGAAGAAGAGCAGGAAGACGATGGGCATCGTCTGCGTCATGAGGAGGATGGCGGGCGCGTGCTTGATGCGCTGAAGATGCCGGCCGAGGACGGCGGTGCCGTCGTAGAGGATGGCGCTCAAGGGGAACCTCCAGGGGTCCGGGAACACCCGCCCGCGCCTGAACGCGGGCGATCGCGTTCGGAGCTGCGGGGTGATCGGGTGGGTGGGCGGGAAACATCCGCCGCGAAGCGGCGGTTCAGGAGACGCGGGCGACGAGCCGCAGGAAGACCTCGTCGAGAGTCGGGGCCCGAAGTGTCGCGTCGACGACAGGAACCCCGGCCGAGTCCAGCTCACGCACGATCCGGGGCAGCGTCAGCGAAGGGTCGAGGGCAACCGCCCCCGCGGTCCGGCGCCCGGCGTCGAGGACGGGCTCGGAGCCGGTCAACTGGTCAAGGACGACCGCGGCAGCGGCCAGCGCCTGCGTCGCCGCGTCCTGCGGCAGGACGACCTCGACGTAACTACCGATCTGCGCCTTCAGCGCGGTGGGCGTACCGCGATGCGCCACCCGCCCCCCGTCGATCAGGACGACGTCATCGGCGAGCTGATCCGCCTCCTCCAGATACTGCGTGGTCAGCACCACCGTCGTCCCCTCGGCGGCCAGTTCCCGTACGGCGTCCCAGATGCCGCCCCGGCTGTGCGGGTCGAGCCCGGTGGTGGGCTCGTCGAGGAAGAGGACGCGGGGCCGCACCAGAAGACTCGCCGCGAGGTCGAGCCGCCGTCGCATGCCGCCGGAGTAGGTGCGAGCGGGACGGTCGGCGGCGTCCACCAGGCCGAACCGCTCCAGCAGCTCATCGCCCCGCGCCCGCGGCGCCCGCAGCAGCCGGGCGAAGAGCCGTAGATTCTGCCGCCCGGTCAGATCCCCGTCGACGGAGGCGTACTGCCCGGTCACCCCGATGAGCCGCCGCACCGTCGCGGCTTCCCGCACCACGTCGTGCCCCGCGACGCGCGCGGTCCCGGCATCCGGTGTCTGGAGCGTGGTGAGCAGCCGCACCGCCGTCGTCTTGCCCGCCCCGTTGGGGCCGAGCAGCCCGCAGACGGTGCCCTCGGGAACGGCGAGGTCGAGCCCTCGCAGGGCGTGGACGTCCCCGAAGCGCTTCTCCAGACCTTCACTAAGTACAGCGTACGTAGAAGTCATGCCCGCACGGTACCTCACTACGTACGCTGTACGTAACTAACATGGAGGGCGAGGTGATGATCAATGGCGGGCCGAGCGGCCGAACCGGGAGTGATCTGGGCGCGCCCCGAGCGTGCGGGCCGTGGCCCGAAGCCCGCGTACAGCAGGGCGGACATCGCGGCGGCGGCCGTCCGCATCGCCGACGCGGACGGCATCGAGGCGGTCTCCATGCGGAGAGTCGCGGGCGAACTCGGCTGCGGAACGATGTCGCTCTACAACTACGTACCGCGCAAAGAAGACCTGTACGAGCTGATGGTCGACGCGGTGAGCGGCGAGTACGAGCTGCCTGCCGGACCGGGGGACGGCGACTGGCGTGCGGAGATGCTGGCGCTCGGCCGCCAGACGCGCGCCCTCATGCGGCGCCACCCGTGGCTGCCGCGGATCATGTCCGCGCTCTACGGCTTCAGCCCGAACGCCCTGCGCTACCTGGAGCACTGCCTCGGCGCCCTGGAAGGGCTCGACGCGCCCTACGGCACCAAGATGGAACTCATCGGGATGGTCAACGGCTCGGTCATGACGTACGTCGTCAACGAGTTCGCCATGGCGGAGCGCGCGCGGGCCCTGCCCTGGACGGAGGAGCAGGAGCAGCAGGTGCGGTTCGCGTATCTCGCCGGGCAGGTCGCCGACGGGTCCTATCCGCGGCTCGCGGCGGCGCTCACGGAAGGGCCTGAGCCGGGGGACGCCGACGAGCTGTTCGAGCGGATGCTGAACCGGCTCCTGGACTCGTTCGCCTGAGCGGCGCCTTCGGGCCCGGCGCCGCCGCTCACGCCGGGGTCCCCTCCTCCTGGTCCTCCTGGTCCTCCTGGTCCCGGAATGCGAGCCGGCCGAGCTCGCCGCGCGATGCCACGCCCAGCTTGGGATAGGCGTTGTAGAGGTGGTAGCCCACCGTGCGCGGCGACAGGAAGAGCTGGGCGCCGATGTCCCGGTTGGTCATGCCGGTCGCCGCGAGCCGCACGACCTGCCGCTCCTGCGGGGTGAGCCGTTCCAGGGGCGCCGCGTCGCCGGTGTGCCGCGCCCGGCTCTCGCCGGTGGCCCGCAGTTCGGCGCGGGCCCGCTCGGCCCACGGCGGCGCCGCGAGCAGCTCGAAGGTGTCGAGGGCCGAGCGCAGCGGCGTACGCGCCTCGCTCCTGCGGCCCGCGCGGCGCAGCCACTCCCCGAAGAGCAGCTCCGTGCGGGCCCGTTCGAAGGGGCGGCCATCGTCCGTGTGCAGCGCGATGGCTTCCTCGTACGCCGCTCCTGCCTCGGCCTCCGGGGCGAGCAGCGCGCGGCAGCGGGCGGCGAGGGCCCGCGCCCAGGCCGCCCCCGTGTGGTCGGCCCACGCGGCGAAGACCCTCGCCGGCTCCCGCACGGAATCGGCCCGTCCGGTCCGCACGGCGGCCTCGACCCGGTCCGGCACGCAGTACAGGACGACGATCGTGTGGCCGGACGGGCTCGCCGCGACGTCCTCGTACGCACGCAGGGCTGCCGCATGGCGGCCGAGTCCCAGCTCCAGCATGGCGATCGCGATCCCGCCCCACACCTGACCCGGCATGACCTGCCGCAGCTCGCCCTTGGCGGCGAGCTCACGGCAGCGCTCCTCGTCGCCTTCGAGCGCCGCGAGATAGGCGAGGACACCCGACAACTGCCCTACGTAGTGCGGCTGTCCGGTGTCCTGCGCGATCCGCAGCCCCTCGGCGGCGCCCGTCAGGGCGCAGCTGTGGCGGCCCAGGAAGATCCGTGCGCGGGTACGCATGAGGAGCACGAGCGGCAGCGGGCCGAGCGCGCCCTGCTCGCGGCACTCCCGGTCAAGCTCGGCGGCGAGGTCGTTGCCGGTCTCGAGATCGCCGAGCGGCGCGAACCAGGACGCGATCGAGACGCGCTCGCGCAGGGTGTGCCCGCGGTCGTGGCGCTCGGCCCGCAGGCTGTCGAACAGCGCGCGCAGCGGCGGGAGTCCGCTGCCCGGGTCGCCCGCCGCGAGCCGGGCGAGGCCCTGTGCGGCGGGCAGATAGGGCAGGGCGTGCGGGGGAGTCTTGAGGTCGAGTCCGGCAAGCCGGGCGCTGATCTCGTCGATCGACTGCCGGTGCCCGGAGAGCCAGGCCGCGGTCATCGCCTCGTACGCCATGAACGCCGCCGTCTCGGGCGTGTGCGGGGCGATCTCGGCGGCCGTGTCGAGAAGCACCGAGTACGAGGCGTCGAGGCGCCCCTGCTCGCGGGCGACGGCGGCGCGCACCTGCGCGAGCTGCGCGAGGACGGCCGGGTCGGTCAGGTGCGGGGCGGCGCGCAGGGCGAGTTCGGCGGCGCGTTCGTTCTGGCCCGCGTCCGCGGCGGCCGACGCGGCGAGCGCGAGACGCCGGGCGCGGTGCGTGCCGTCCGGGCTGAGCTGGGCCGCGCGCTCGCAGGCCGCGGCGACGGCCGCGTAGCCGCCGCGGGCCCTGGCGTGTTCGGCGGTCTGTTCCAGGATCCCGGCGACGTACTCGTCGGGCTCCGT
Protein-coding sequences here:
- a CDS encoding tetratricopeptide repeat protein, whose translation is MALPRPAGRSVVAAVALALAITGGAVVAGGEGGPDRRPPSSAAAVAPGALRGADLDRGIEALQSHLRDQSRDFGAWASLGTAYVEQARTQGDPSRYREAERALDRSLELRPRNDAGLAGRAALAAARHDFAGALRHAEAALEVNPYSEGALASRIDALVELGRYGAAARAADEADARRPGVPVFTRYAYVRELRGDVAGARRALSQAIGSGAGSGSGGGDVAYVATALGQLAWRQGEYGEALKQCGRALRVDASYLPALECRARAWAGQGRTGQAIRTLREVVARAPLPGPLVALGELYEARGERGDAAKAREQYALVSAWVSLARANGVNADLDAAIALTDHGTQEERKAALQAARAEWGRRHTVHTADALAWALHVAGRSEEALPYARRATATGFREASFMYHRGVIEGAAGDADAARRWKSAARDLRGLRGLGAAS
- a CDS encoding DUF4331 domain-containing protein, producing the protein MTAIAKSRAGRRSRRGLAALVCGALAAGGLAAAGVTALEPEAADASSHREAPLISGQPQYDNTDVYAFVSPDKPDSTTIVANWLPFEEPAGGPNFYPWADDAQYDVHIDSDGDAQGDLLYRWTFDTKTRNGDTFLYNTGPVTSLDDPDLNVTQTYDLELIKLKGQKAVSTTKVADDVPAAPSHVGKASMPNYKKLRDQAVRPVKGGGSAFAGQADDPFFLDLRVFDLLYGGDLSEVGNDTLKGYNVNSLALQVPTEQIRQSEKQPTVGIWSTTQRKNASGKWTQVSRLGNPLVNEVVVPQKDKDKFNASSPWNDADFLKYVTKPELPKLLEKIYKLKAPAEPRNDLVSVFLTGVKGLNQPPGVRPAEALRLNTSVKPADSPKRLGVLDGDNAGFPNGRRLADDVVDIELQAVEGELTGNKNDLGDAVDVNDQKFGGTFPYVALPTSGSRGPLAKDGGSDSSARDALNGGAVPGRPAAGGGDDTDAVLVASGAAGAAGVLLVGLGLAWWRRRAAGAAGGAGGGGLTG
- a CDS encoding sigma-70 family RNA polymerase sigma factor gives rise to the protein MEPDELLPRVAEGDQSAFEKLYGLVSGPVYGLVRRVLRDPAQSEEVVQEVLLELWRTAGRFDPARGSALSWILTLAHRRAVDRVRSARAASDRERRVAERGEVPAFDQVAEAVEGRLEREWVRRCLRRLTDLQRQAVTLAYYDGYTYREVAGRLSVPLGTVKTRMRDGLLRLRDCLGAAT
- a CDS encoding anti-sigma factor is translated as MAVPYALDALDPRELRRFERHLTRCAPCRTEAREMGEGAVRLAGAAAAPAPPALRERVLAAVRTTEQEPPPRAPVTPSAPPRARALLVPSGVPVGAFTSLAALALVLALAASVILAVQLVRSDGRIDRERADAREIAHVLAAPDARASAERDAWGRGINVVASESRRRAVVTVTGLGAPPRGRVHQLWVMRPASAPRSLGLLDGETPVIAAGLSASGASLAVTIEPDGGSERPTSAPLVQLALESVGFGE
- a CDS encoding amidohydrolase translates to MCDLHDQHEHEALPASGPTLSRRRIMQLLGAAGVTAGVMTAEADPAMAAGADDSPAAYEAPDGLAADTPAKRAALDWITSHDDRITGLNAEIWDNAELSLREWKSSIAEADFLEQAGFDVKFGTAGFPTAFTATFTHGKGGPVLGFSGEYDALPGLSQNKGVGHHDPREYIHDPFAPSYGPGHGCGHSALGTAAAAAAAAVAQAAKKHRLPVTVKFFGSTAEEMLIGKTYAVSKGVYDGLDAFLDWHPSTANATGWGSTTAMTAVTFTFLGVAGHGGTPLGNKSALDAAVMMATMSEFLREENLAPSGRLHWVINNGGDIPNVTAEISEISYYVREGSPARVQVLLDKVIAVSEAAAKASQTTVRHRVTSACWNQLPAKAFAELLHANMREIGPPQFSDEAHELAKELQESLGLPQKGMHDKVGELTPPNPVFMGGGSTDVADISWNVPTVSMGAALAPIGTKMHTWSTAACAAAAPGQAAVIAAAKYLAATAVDLITQPERLKAVKDEFKDRTKGVSWKTALPDGYEPPMYEPPAWFLKKTGQKWPPANITWPPKRVVSQEKFSSLGPELEPQK
- a CDS encoding ABC transporter permease; amino-acid sequence: MSAILYDGTAVLGRHLQRIKHAPAILLMTQTMPIVFLLFFGYVFGSALAMPGADYRAFLVPGMLVATAANGIMTGMFTAAQDSHRGVMDRFRTLPMSRSAVPLGQAAADLLTTAVGLVPLMLVGVAMGWRIEGGPLQALGAFFLLLLFRFATTWVGILLGLASQSEEAAGQLGGATFMLPLLSNAYIPADGLPGWLRTIAEWNPISAVATAVRDLCGNAPVPQGAAWPVAHPVAGSVLWSLALLAVCVPLAVRRYTRGGR